The following proteins come from a genomic window of Candidatus Francisella endociliophora:
- a CDS encoding phosphopentomutase, whose product MLKNKKVVILLFDSFGIGQAPDAAEFGDEGSDTLGHIVEYFSKNGISIRLPNLSRKGLKEAAEYNRCRELAQDIADSDNVENAKYGYCAEISRGKDTPSGHWELAGVPVMFDWYYFTPKENQSCFDKEFIDSWVKEADLRDGFIDAGHASGTEVLKKYGCESCVTKKPIVYTSADSVFQIAAHEDYFGLERLLEICNIARKILDDMNMKVGRVIARPFIGESADEYVRTGNRKDFSILPPAPTLLDKLCKAGGKVVSIGKIADIYADQGISKKVKATGLEQLFDMTIKEYTSADKNTLIFTNFVDLDSSFGHRRDVKGYGKALEYLDSRIPDLDNQLDEDTIVVLAADHGCDPTAPGSDHTRECVPFLLWGKNIESEFIGARDTFADIGQSIADYMGVEPLDYGKSIFGVMKSDN is encoded by the coding sequence ATGTTGAAAAATAAAAAAGTAGTAATATTACTGTTTGACTCATTCGGTATCGGTCAAGCTCCTGATGCTGCTGAGTTTGGGGATGAAGGTTCAGATACTTTAGGCCATATTGTAGAGTATTTTAGTAAAAATGGTATAAGTATTCGTTTGCCAAATTTATCAAGAAAAGGTCTTAAAGAAGCTGCTGAATATAATAGATGTCGTGAGTTAGCTCAAGATATTGCGGATTCTGATAATGTTGAAAATGCGAAGTATGGCTATTGTGCTGAGATAAGCAGAGGCAAGGATACTCCTAGTGGACACTGGGAGCTGGCTGGAGTACCTGTTATGTTTGACTGGTACTATTTTACGCCTAAGGAAAATCAAAGCTGTTTTGATAAAGAGTTTATTGATAGTTGGGTTAAAGAGGCTGATCTTAGAGATGGTTTTATTGATGCAGGTCATGCATCTGGTACAGAGGTTTTAAAGAAATATGGTTGTGAAAGCTGTGTTACTAAAAAGCCTATTGTATATACTTCAGCAGATAGTGTATTTCAAATAGCTGCACATGAAGATTACTTTGGTTTAGAGAGACTGCTGGAAATTTGTAATATTGCTCGTAAGATTCTTGATGACATGAATATGAAAGTCGGTAGAGTTATTGCAAGGCCATTTATAGGTGAGTCAGCAGATGAGTATGTAAGAACTGGAAATCGTAAAGATTTTTCTATACTACCACCAGCACCAACGCTACTTGATAAGCTATGTAAAGCTGGAGGTAAGGTAGTTTCAATTGGTAAAATAGCAGATATTTATGCAGATCAAGGGATTAGTAAAAAAGTTAAGGCAACAGGGTTAGAGCAATTATTTGACATGACGATCAAAGAATATACTTCTGCTGATAAAAATACGCTTATATTTACAAATTTTGTAGATCTAGATTCGAGTTTCGGACATCGTAGAGATGTTAAAGGCTATGGCAAGGCGTTAGAATATTTGGACTCGAGAATTCCTGATTTAGATAATCAGCTAGATGAGGACACTATTGTTGTATTAGCAGCAGATCATGGTTGTGACCCAACAGCTCCAGGCTCCGATCATACTAGAGAATGTGTACCATTTTTACTTTGGGGTAAAAATATTGAGTCAGAGTTCATTGGTGCTAGAGATACTTTTGCTGATATAGGGCAAAGTATTGCTGACTATATGGGTGTTGAGCCTTTAGATTATGGTAAATCGATATTTGGAGTAATGAAAAGTGATAACTAA
- a CDS encoding type III pantothenate kinase: MLLVMDVGNSHIHIGVFEGEEIVSQIRYSTSSVDSTSDQMGVFLRQALRENNVDLKKIEGCAISSVVPHLNYSLGSAVIKYFDIKPFFISMDTTDLDMSSVEAHQVGADRIASCIGAIADYPNKNLLIIDLGTATTFDVVTKDKKYLSGSIMPGVKLSLNALCQGASQLSSITIVKPEVAIGYDTKTNIRSGLYYGHLGALKELKQRSIKEFGSDDVYTIATGGFTGLFKNEGIFDEISPDLILRGIRIAYLENNQKSKG; the protein is encoded by the coding sequence ATGTTATTAGTAATGGATGTGGGGAATTCTCATATACACATTGGAGTTTTTGAGGGAGAAGAAATTGTTTCTCAGATCAGATATTCAACATCTTCTGTAGACTCAACCTCTGATCAAATGGGAGTCTTTTTGAGACAAGCCTTAAGAGAGAATAACGTTGATTTAAAAAAAATAGAGGGATGCGCGATATCGTCAGTAGTCCCACATTTAAATTATTCATTGGGTTCTGCTGTTATAAAATACTTTGATATAAAGCCTTTTTTTATTAGTATGGATACTACAGACTTAGATATGTCATCTGTTGAGGCTCACCAAGTTGGTGCAGATAGGATTGCTAGCTGTATAGGCGCAATAGCAGATTATCCAAATAAAAATCTACTAATTATAGATTTAGGAACAGCAACAACATTTGATGTGGTAACCAAAGATAAAAAATATCTTAGTGGTTCAATTATGCCAGGTGTTAAATTATCACTTAATGCTCTTTGTCAAGGAGCATCTCAGCTATCTTCAATAACAATTGTAAAACCAGAAGTAGCTATTGGCTATGATACTAAGACAAATATTCGCTCAGGATTGTATTATGGACATCTTGGGGCATTAAAAGAACTTAAACAAAGAAGTATTAAAGAATTTGGTAGTGATGATGTATACACCATTGCAACAGGTGGTTTTACAGGTCTGTTTAAAAATGAAGGGATATTTGATGAAATATCTCCAGATCTGATTTTACGTGGAATTAGAATTGCATATTTAGAAAATAATCAAAAATCGAAAGGTTGA
- the polA gene encoding DNA polymerase I, whose protein sequence is MKKIVLVDGSSYLFRAYHALPNLTNSQGEPTGAIIGVINMLKKLPVMYDTEYVAVVFDPKGKNFRHEMYPEYKANRKSMDDELRAQIQPLHEIIQKMGFPLIIKDGVEADDVIGTLAQDLEKQGYDVIISTGDKDMAQLVTENVVLYDSMKNVTTDIDKVLEKYQLKPNQIIDYLALMGDSSDNIPGVPKVGPKTAVKWLHEYSDIEGVIANADKVKGKVGENLRSNIDLLKMSYSLATIKCDLELKLSIDDLKCKDADKEYLFEAFTKYEFNSLLRGLDVSAKPATDKSQPKAIDVDYKTVTTEQELGVLVGQLQNSKCFSFDTETDSLNTYEANIIGVSFCAKEGQAFYIPLQHRYLGVPQQLDLKLVLDKLKPIFADTKKIKIAHNFKFDEKVLSKYGVEIVGNINDTMIMAYVLKSSGKHDMDTLSKEHLNIETVPYSEIAGTGRKQQTLDQIEIDKVANYAAEDADITFRLFNCLDKLLKKEEVLYRLYEEVEMPLTLILNKMEKLGVKIDANKLVEQSANLEGSICEIQQKCYDLVGQEFNLSSPVQLREILFEKMGLPPVKKTAKGQASTSEEVLVQLAEEYEIAALIMKYRHLSKLKNTYTDKLPKMLDVNGRVHTSYNQTGTVTGRLSSSDPNLQNIPIKSPEGRKIRQAFVAEEGFCIVAADYSQVELRIMAHLSGDENLLKAFNEGLDIHSATAAEVLGISIADVTSEQRRRAKAINFGLIYGMSAFGLAKQLEIPRSEAQEYIDIYFNRYPKVKEYMSTAKDFAKSNGYVETILGRRLYLPEISSKNVMQRNAAERAAINAPMQGTAADIIKKAMIEVNTMISQEYNGEVKMVMQVHDELVFEVENSKLQDVSRKIKNIMENAVKLSVPLEVNVDAGESWDQAH, encoded by the coding sequence ATGAAAAAAATAGTCCTAGTTGATGGCTCATCTTATCTTTTTAGAGCCTATCATGCACTCCCAAACCTTACTAATAGCCAAGGTGAACCAACAGGTGCAATTATTGGTGTAATAAATATGCTTAAGAAATTGCCAGTAATGTATGACACTGAATATGTCGCAGTGGTTTTTGATCCTAAAGGCAAAAATTTTCGTCATGAAATGTACCCTGAATACAAAGCTAATCGTAAATCTATGGATGATGAGCTTAGGGCACAAATTCAACCTCTTCATGAAATTATCCAGAAAATGGGCTTCCCTTTAATTATAAAAGATGGTGTTGAGGCAGATGATGTAATTGGAACTTTAGCACAGGATCTTGAAAAGCAAGGCTATGATGTAATTATCTCTACAGGGGATAAAGATATGGCGCAACTAGTCACAGAGAATGTTGTGTTATACGATTCAATGAAAAATGTAACTACAGATATTGATAAAGTTCTTGAAAAATATCAACTTAAGCCAAATCAAATTATAGATTATTTAGCTCTAATGGGAGACTCGTCGGATAATATTCCTGGTGTACCGAAGGTTGGTCCTAAAACTGCGGTGAAGTGGTTACATGAGTATAGCGATATAGAAGGTGTAATAGCTAATGCTGATAAGGTGAAAGGCAAGGTTGGAGAGAACTTGCGCAGCAATATTGATCTTTTGAAAATGTCATATAGCCTAGCAACAATCAAATGCGATCTTGAGCTTAAACTGAGTATAGATGATTTAAAATGTAAAGACGCAGATAAAGAATATCTGTTTGAAGCATTTACCAAGTATGAGTTTAACTCTTTACTAAGAGGTTTGGATGTAAGTGCTAAGCCAGCTACTGATAAGTCTCAACCAAAAGCTATAGATGTAGATTATAAGACAGTTACGACAGAGCAAGAGTTAGGTGTTTTGGTTGGCCAGCTACAAAATAGCAAGTGTTTTTCTTTTGATACAGAGACAGACTCTTTAAATACTTATGAGGCTAACATTATAGGTGTTTCTTTTTGTGCAAAAGAGGGTCAAGCTTTTTATATTCCCCTACAGCATAGATATCTTGGTGTGCCACAACAGTTAGATTTAAAGCTAGTACTAGACAAATTAAAGCCAATATTTGCAGATACTAAAAAAATAAAAATTGCTCATAATTTTAAATTCGATGAAAAGGTGCTATCAAAATATGGTGTTGAAATAGTTGGTAATATCAACGATACGATGATTATGGCGTATGTGCTAAAGAGTAGTGGTAAGCATGATATGGATACATTATCGAAAGAGCATCTTAATATTGAGACGGTGCCATATAGTGAAATTGCTGGAACTGGTCGTAAACAGCAAACACTAGATCAAATAGAAATTGATAAGGTTGCTAACTATGCAGCTGAAGATGCTGATATAACTTTTAGACTTTTTAACTGTTTAGATAAGTTACTTAAGAAAGAAGAAGTTCTTTATAGGCTTTATGAAGAGGTCGAAATGCCACTTACTCTGATTCTAAATAAAATGGAAAAGCTTGGCGTGAAAATTGATGCGAATAAACTAGTAGAGCAAAGTGCTAACTTAGAAGGTAGTATCTGTGAAATTCAGCAAAAGTGTTATGATCTAGTTGGTCAGGAATTTAATTTATCATCACCTGTACAGTTGCGAGAGATTCTTTTTGAGAAGATGGGGCTACCTCCTGTTAAGAAAACTGCAAAAGGCCAAGCATCAACATCTGAGGAGGTATTGGTTCAGCTTGCAGAAGAGTATGAGATAGCTGCATTGATAATGAAATATCGTCATTTATCAAAGTTAAAAAATACTTATACAGATAAGTTACCAAAAATGCTAGATGTTAATGGAAGAGTACATACGTCTTATAATCAGACAGGAACTGTAACAGGTAGACTCTCTTCATCAGATCCAAACCTTCAAAATATTCCAATCAAAAGTCCAGAAGGACGTAAAATAAGACAAGCTTTTGTGGCAGAGGAGGGTTTTTGTATAGTTGCTGCAGATTATTCTCAAGTTGAGCTTCGAATAATGGCTCATTTATCAGGTGATGAAAACTTACTTAAAGCTTTTAATGAAGGTTTAGATATTCATAGTGCAACGGCTGCAGAGGTTTTGGGTATCTCTATTGCTGATGTAACAAGTGAGCAAAGAAGAAGAGCTAAAGCAATAAATTTTGGTTTGATATATGGGATGAGTGCTTTTGGTTTAGCAAAACAGCTAGAAATACCTAGGTCAGAAGCACAAGAATATATTGATATTTATTTTAATCGCTATCCGAAAGTTAAAGAGTATATGAGTACAGCAAAGGATTTTGCTAAATCAAATGGTTATGTTGAGACGATTCTTGGCAGAAGATTATATTTGCCAGAAATTAGCTCAAAAAATGTTATGCAGCGAAATGCAGCAGAAAGAGCTGCTATTAATGCACCTATGCAAGGTACAGCTGCAGATATTATTAAAAAAGCAATGATAGAGGTTAACACCATGATTTCACAAGAGTATAATGGTGAAGTGAAAATGGTGATGCAGGTTCATGATGAATTGGTTTTTGAGGTTGAAAATAGCAAGCTCCAAGATGTTTCTAGAAAAATAAAAAATATAATGGAAAATGCAGTTAAACTTAGTGTCCCTCTTGAGGTAAATGTAGATGCTGGTGAGAGCTGGGATCAAGCACATTAA
- the lpxK gene encoding tetraacyldisaccharide 4'-kinase, with amino-acid sequence MINKIWYRRTPTLLSLLLMPISFLFSKIAVNRKLKQLETQYKSNIPVIIVGNISVGGTGKTPVVRKLAEKYLQEGKKPVIISRGYGAKAEYYPFEVQIDTLPSQCGDEPAMLYDALDGQVPIIISPQRVDSVKYVEKMYPNTDVIISDDGLQHYKLGRDKEIVVVDASRMFGNKLCLPAGPLRESVERLKTVDQIIVVGELDSDDYSFLKSYNEKIVEAKIVATNFVNLVSKEVVDGDSFYGKEVSAVAGIGNPDKFFNTLGELGVNTAEIKVFKDHHKYKPSDFDSINCEQPLIMTYKDAIKCKSFADDNWWYLDIQLLCS; translated from the coding sequence ATGATAAATAAGATTTGGTATAGACGAACACCAACTTTGTTAAGTCTTCTTTTAATGCCAATATCTTTTTTATTCTCAAAAATTGCAGTTAACAGAAAACTTAAGCAACTAGAAACTCAGTATAAGTCTAATATTCCTGTAATTATAGTTGGAAATATATCTGTTGGCGGAACTGGTAAAACCCCAGTGGTAAGAAAGCTAGCTGAAAAATATTTACAAGAAGGTAAAAAACCTGTAATTATAAGTCGTGGCTATGGAGCAAAAGCTGAATATTATCCCTTTGAAGTTCAAATAGACACCTTGCCAAGCCAGTGCGGTGATGAGCCAGCGATGCTTTATGATGCTTTAGATGGTCAAGTGCCAATAATTATCTCACCGCAAAGAGTTGATTCTGTTAAATATGTTGAAAAAATGTATCCTAATACTGATGTGATTATTTCTGATGATGGCTTACAACATTATAAACTTGGTAGAGATAAAGAAATAGTAGTTGTTGATGCTTCACGGATGTTTGGCAATAAATTATGTTTGCCGGCCGGCCCACTTAGGGAGTCTGTTGAAAGATTAAAAACAGTAGATCAAATAATCGTTGTTGGAGAGCTTGACAGTGATGATTATAGTTTTTTGAAGTCGTATAATGAAAAGATTGTAGAAGCTAAAATTGTTGCTACTAATTTTGTTAATTTGGTTTCAAAGGAGGTTGTTGATGGAGATAGTTTTTATGGCAAAGAAGTTAGTGCAGTAGCAGGTATTGGTAATCCAGATAAGTTCTTTAATACGCTTGGGGAATTAGGTGTAAATACTGCTGAGATAAAAGTTTTTAAAGATCATCATAAATATAAACCTAGTGATTTTGATTCTATAAATTGTGAGCAGCCTCTAATAATGACATATAAAGACGCCATTAAATGTAAATCTTTTGCAGATGATAATTGGTGGTATTTGGATATACAGTTGCTTTGTTCATAA